In Fundulus heteroclitus isolate FHET01 chromosome 16, MU-UCD_Fhet_4.1, whole genome shotgun sequence, a single genomic region encodes these proteins:
- the LOC105925299 gene encoding cytochrome b561 isoform X2, which yields MEDLSPRRGDSVFAGLVGASQVLGLVSVVLTGVWMGHYRGGFAWDGSAQEFNLHPLCMVLGLIFLQGDAILVYRVFRNEAKKHVKLLHGIIHLLALIISIVGVVAVFDFHRAAKIPDMYSLHSWCGMATLILFCLQDHLLSVCPRGGAGQRLGDPAGVVWAYTGLLGHQGGVQTSPKPRGRVSVRPLQEPDGGRGTNTLKL from the exons ATGGAAGATCTGAGCCCCCGCCGTGGTGACTCTGTGTTTGCGGGGCTGGTGGGAGCGTCGCAGGTGCTCGGTCTTGTGTCCGTTGTTCTGACCGGGGTGTGGATGGGTCACTACCGAGGCGGTTTTGCCTGGGATGGTTCAGCCCAGGAGTTCAACCTGCACCCGCTCTGCATGGTCCTGGGCCTGATCTTCCTGCAGGGCGACG CCATATTAGTTTACAGAGTTTTTCGTAATGAAGCAAAGAAACACGTGAAGCTACTCCACGGCATTATTCACCTGCTTGCCCTCATCATCAGCATTGTAG GGGTTGTGGCTGTGTTTGACTTCCACAGAGCAGCCAAGATCCCAGACATGTACTCTCTGCACAGCTGGTGTGGCATGGCCACACTAATTCTGTTCTGTTtacag gACCACTTACTCTCAGTTTGCCCCAGAGGGGGTGCTGGCCAACGCCTTGGGGATCCTGCTGGTGTTGTATGGGCTTACACTGGTTTACTTGGTCACCAAGGAGGAGTACAGACGTCCCCCAAACCCAGAGGAAGAGTCTCTGTCCGTCCACTTCAAGAACCTGACGGAGGGAGAGGTACCAACACCCTGAAGCTGTGA
- the LOC105925299 gene encoding cytochrome b561 isoform X1, translating into MEDLSPRRGDSVFAGLVGASQVLGLVSVVLTGVWMGHYRGGFAWDGSAQEFNLHPLCMVLGLIFLQGDAILVYRVFRNEAKKHVKLLHGIIHLLALIISIVGVVAVFDFHRAAKIPDMYSLHSWCGMATLILFCLQWVLGLLFFLFPVASSWLRATYLPIHVFCGLSLLVMAIGTSLLGITEKLLFSIMTTYSQFAPEGVLANALGILLVLYGLTLVYLVTKEEYRRPPNPEEESLSVHFKNLTEGEVPTP; encoded by the exons ATGGAAGATCTGAGCCCCCGCCGTGGTGACTCTGTGTTTGCGGGGCTGGTGGGAGCGTCGCAGGTGCTCGGTCTTGTGTCCGTTGTTCTGACCGGGGTGTGGATGGGTCACTACCGAGGCGGTTTTGCCTGGGATGGTTCAGCCCAGGAGTTCAACCTGCACCCGCTCTGCATGGTCCTGGGCCTGATCTTCCTGCAGGGCGACG CCATATTAGTTTACAGAGTTTTTCGTAATGAAGCAAAGAAACACGTGAAGCTACTCCACGGCATTATTCACCTGCTTGCCCTCATCATCAGCATTGTAG GGGTTGTGGCTGTGTTTGACTTCCACAGAGCAGCCAAGATCCCAGACATGTACTCTCTGCACAGCTGGTGTGGCATGGCCACACTAATTCTGTTCTGTTtacag TGGGTTTTaggtttgctgtttttcctttttcctgttgCATCGTCATGGTTACGAGCCACATACCTACCTATCCATGTGTTCTGTGGGCTTTCTCTACTGGTCATGGCCATTGGGACGAGCCTGCTTGGCATCACCGAGAAGCTCCTCTTCAGTATAAT gACCACTTACTCTCAGTTTGCCCCAGAGGGGGTGCTGGCCAACGCCTTGGGGATCCTGCTGGTGTTGTATGGGCTTACACTGGTTTACTTGGTCACCAAGGAGGAGTACAGACGTCCCCCAAACCCAGAGGAAGAGTCTCTGTCCGTCCACTTCAAGAACCTGACGGAGGGAGAGGTACCAACACCCTGA